aaagaaatacatgtcagttgatatactacgaaatgatgtagctaggacgccatttggtaaaaaagtcaaatatatatatatatatatatatatatatatatatatatatatatatatatatatatgagatagagagagagagagagagagagagagagagagagagagagagagagagagagagagagagagagagagagagagagagatcctttcgCAAAAAAAGTAATTAGCAAATCTCACGTACCTATATTTTACAGAAATTAAAATCCCATATACCGTCCAGGTGAAGCAATAAGTAAAATCCGGGAAGACTGGTAGGCTTGTCATGCAGTGCTCTCATGCGGTCGTCATGCACCAGCTGTTTTTGACAACCAACTTAccaacaagctcttcatcattcatATTCTAACGTGCATATTTACTATTGAATTAGGGATCTGAGACATGAAACCTATTCTGTGAAGGCAAAATCTTTTACTACTCGTTATCATTTATAAAAATACAGCCTAGCAAAATATTTCTCATAACCACGTAAACCTTGTAGCCCTGAAACATATCCTCTTGCTTGAGACTTCCGTAGAatcatattttccttttcatcacGGATATAATTTGACAGAGTAATCTTTATCAAATAATATATCCCTTAAAATTCTTTAAATAAATAAGAATTCACGAGCTCAACCGTACACACGTTGTAACACTGATGATCACCATAATAAATGGTCAGATACTTACAGTGGGTCCCTGGAATCAGGCACGGAGCGATTCAGCGAAATCTTATCACTAACGATAAGATTAAAAGCTTCCTTCTTCATGATCTCTTCCGCCAATCTCCCTTCATCGCCTGTAAGTCTGACTACCTTTCCTCCTTCTCCCAGGCCCCGGACGACTTTCATTTCGTCTTCAGCAAACCATCGATTAGCCTtcatcttctccatcttctcttcaTCACTAGGAATGTGTTGTTTTGGAGGCTCCAAGTTCTGGGCCTGAGGCAACTGGGGAGGCGGTAATCTTATCGCCTGGGAAGGGGCATGTTCCTCCTCATTGTTGATGTGAACAATCTGTTCGACAGGTTGGGCTAACTGAGCCACAGGTTTGTGGGATTTGGATTCATCAACATTTGGAATATGATTCGGTCCTTCCTTTTGATCCTTCCTTAGGGAAAATTCTCCACTATCAACCTCCGGAACATCATTCTTGAACCAAAGGCCTATGAATCCTATGAAGGTACAGAATCCCAACATTTTGAAGATGAGACCACGTCTCCTTGGGTATAACAATTTCACACCCATTTTCTTGGGTAAATGAAGGTGGTAGTTAATCATGTAGCTTGATCTGTTTAGATATTCGGAAAATAGTCAGTGCCTGGTTGGTATATCTCTCGACACTAGTTTCATTCAGAACGAGAAAAAATGGGGATACAGGTGTTTGCAGTTCTACTGTGAATTATAACAATGATCATATAAATGCTCTTCATCAACTCATAACTAACTCCTGCTCCACAGTGTCAAACACGTTACAGTCACCATTAATTTGCGTAGATTCTCAGTTCGGTGCTAGACACGTAAGTTCACGCACGAGAGACGAGTGATCAGCACACGTACATCAGATACTACTGAGCACCAGAGAACAACCGTGCGTTACCACGGCTGTGCTCACACTGCCAGCGACGTTCATTTCATGATCCAACAGACTCTCGCTTCTCTCAGGGACCAGCCATCGCCTGAGGCCCCAGACGTGGCAACGCTCCTGCGTTTCCATCCGATGCCTAATCCATGCATAATTTCTGATATTCTTACAATATTTTTTGCATTTATGTATCCATACATCTTAATAATAACTTTATGGGTATTCTAGTGTTGACTGTAGACAGTCTGGCAGACAGCAAATACTGTTCTATATTTAAGTAGAAAATTCGCAAAATGGTGTACCCACGGTTTGTGTTTACAATATCCGATTGTGTGGACTTTGGCTTCATCTTAATATAAGCACGCCTTTCAATAagaaatcatatttcttttttattctaaaGTCAGTTggcatatatgttgatatataatatacatatttttggcGAAACATATGACGGAAACGTGAAAACGGTCACCTACAATAATGCGCCTAATGTGAATGGGACACAATAACATTAGTTACACACTCCCTAATACCTCACACAAAGGACAGAAACGAACAGATTACTCATTTCTCAACTAACTGGAAACAATTACTTTGCAGATTAGGTTGTCTTTTTTTCTGTAGCCATGCAATATACCTTTCTCGACAGAATAATGATTATGGTTGACAttatatctatatcaatctatctatctatctatctatctatttatatatatatatatatatatatatatatatatatatatatatatatatatataaatctaatacTTTATTCGTCTAAACACAGCTTTACATAGAAAAAGCATTTCTGCAACGTCCAATTTTTCTCTTACCTGCATGAAATTATCACTTTTCTATTACTTCATTACGTGTGTCCCCTTTCCCTCCACTTGAGTGGATCATATACATTTACGTACGTCTTGGGAACTGATTTAGCCAGGTAGAGATTCCCTACCGCACACGAGGCGGGTGGTTCTGGACGCCCAATATTCTGTTTTCCTAGATTACCTAACCTGCGGATATATTATTGGTTATGTATCACAACGCTTAAGATCTGTGCGATACTTCACCTTGCTTTTTGAAGCCTTAAAGTTCAATCAACAAAATGCTTACCCATTCAAGCCTTTGGGCTATCCAGCGTTATTAGTATTTTCTGTACTTTTCGGTCGCCATAAGACAGTGGCTTTTAGACCCAGTGTTAAACAATTGTTTTCTCTTTGTTAGTCTTCTTACCCTAATGTGGAGTTAAAATGACCATCTTTCCCCACATGGCAAAGTGATGAAATACTTGTTCAATGCTTTCTGTTTCAGAACTGTTTAGGCTAAAGCTCAATGTAATATACATTTTACTGGTCTTATCACTTAAAGTTTGCATTTCAAGTATGTTCTCTTTTCCAAAggcgttttctttttcaagtacGTCTACCTTGCAAATTTTTGGGATATTTTCATATCCTTACGCTGAacgtaaccaaacctaaccttcaTAACGCAGATAGGGCTTCAAGTAGAACCCAAATTTCTTTTGCGTCTGGGGGCCAGTCAATACTCTACTTCACATAAAATGGTAGTAATTGTACAGATGTGGCGGAAGACCATGATCTGACTGACCACGAATTGTGAAAATGCGATCACATAACTGTTGGAATGACACTATAGTATGAGAATGGCCAGACGGTTTCATAACGTTAAGGCCATGGTGTGGAAATGGTCATGGTACTGGCGTAACAACGTTGTGGCACTGCCCACAGGGTACAAGTCGCGAGCGATCGTAATGCTTTTGGAGCGACCATGGGAATGCAAGAGTGTACATGGTTCAAACATGATCATGAGAGGGGTCATGTAGATATGGGAATGACAGAAAACATGAATGTGCGGAAAAGACCATGGTGTGGAAACAACTGTATAGTGTGGTATAGATCATGGAAGTATAGAACTTACCTTAAGAGCTTAAAAATAATCATGGTTATTAAGTCAGTGAATGTAAAAGTGTGCAAAAGTAATAATACTGGCCTgaccattaaagtgacagtaccCTTAAAAACAGAACACACCTGTGAAAATCTGGGGTTGATCATGAAAGTAAATCAGTATAAAGGCATCACTAACCAATTTTGTGGGTGACCATATGGTAGGTCTGCTTAAGCAGTTTGGCAGTTACTATGATGTGGGAGTTGCTCTGGTGTTCCGGAGTTGCTGCCCTAACCAGTGCACTTGAAATACCAACAAGTATTGGGTACTGCATGAATCAGACAATCATTTCTGTATCTCCGAGTTGTGCGATCCATTGctgcacaggaaaaaaaaacagaaaagtttATAAGAATTTCATATTGAGACTTTAGTGTTCATAACTAATGAGAAACTTAAAGTGAAAAAGTAACCAATCAACCTTCAGGTACACTAGAAAAATTTACTATGAAAGGGTTCCATTACGTAATTGCTATCAATAATATGTTGAAATCACATTAATGCAGCACTAAGAGCCATACACACAGTGTATATGGAtgtagaattatccttaacacctgaatgTATAAATATTTCGGTTAGTGGAATGTTGCCCGCCTTAAGCCAAAACAACATTGCTAAAATTAATTAATGAAAGTCTTACGAAAAGATAGTCCTCTGTGTATAATACATACTCTAAAGGAATCTTTTCATGGTTGCTCTAGTATGATTTATACCTGTATTCTTCTCGTCATATCATTGATATTAgttattgaaattatttggtGATTATGGAAAATAGGTCATTTCTTTTGCAGTTGGAATGATTTTATCTTACATTTTTCACTATTAGTTTTACATAAGTGAAATCAGTGAAATCTCATAAACCACATTATAAGGTCaacacaaaagaattataattcaAAAACAACCATTCTTTAATGAGAAAGATTTTTTGTATGTACATTAAACTCTTAAAATGTCAAcattatatatttcataaatgtACATGATATTACAATATACTGatactgtaatttgaacacagcTTTGGTAAATATACATGAAAAGTATTCTCTTCGCACTCCTGCCATTTTTCAAGGCCTCATAATATATCAAAGAATTTCGATAACAATTCTTCTATTCTCTCCAATTTAGCTGAGTTTTCCTTGGCTTTCTCAGAAAGTTTTTGTTCTATTTTTTCTATCAGTCTTTCTTCCATTTCTGCAAATTTTTTGTCAATTACTTTTTCAAAATGTATTAAAAGATCTCTATTTTCTTTAGTGCTTACTTTCCTGTTACCCTCATGCATTTCTGAACACTGCACAACATTCTTTTCAGCTTCTCTTAAACCAAAATTCTCATCTGAACCTTTGGACAAGTGTTGATCCTTGGATGAATCAGGAACCTTATTCACTAAGCAGCCAGTACCTGATTGGTTTCCTTGTTGAGGTTTATTTGTTGAATTACTACCATCACACATGAGGGTACTACTATTCACTAAATTGTTACTTAACACTACAAGTTCCTTCAAATTTCTAATACTTTCTTTATCTGTCTGATCAGATTTACCTTCATTTTCTTTGCAGTTTTTGTGTTCATAGTTTGGCTCAAGGTTCTTCATTTTATCTTCTAAGATGTGTTTTATTTCCTGAATGTTTGCATCTGAACATAAATCACCAAAGGGcaaattttcacctttttccaaatCACACTCCTCAGTATTTTCTCTTAATGAATCTTGAGTTTGTTTTCCATGACTATTATCAATGCCAGTACCcatgtatatcttttttccacTGAAATCTAGTTTATTTTCCAAATCGAAACTTGACGAAGTCGATTTTGGTGTTGATTTCATGGTGCTAAACATCATTGACATCAAAGCCATTGGACTGTTCCCATGAAAAGGACCATCAGAATCATTTGAATTGTTAAAATCTTCCAGCATTTGGCAAAATTTCAAGGCGGGATCTGACATCAGGACATCTTTGTCTTTCAAAACTAAGGACAAATGATCACTACTAAATCGGCCACCACTCTGTATGGCTGGCTCCATAGAAGTCGTAACGTGGAAACCATACACCCACAAAGATTCCACATGACATGTAGCCTTCAGTTTCAACATGACCATTTCCTTAGGGCAATCTAAATGCACTTCACACTTGAATATTCGGGAATCATCAAAGCTTCCCATTAACTTTCCATGCACAGTCTTGCAATATTCATCATGCAATCCGACATAGACTTCCACTATTCGAGCTTCGGAGAGAAGCATAATGCCCGATACAAGCTTATTTCTCTTCATTCCCTGTTGTTTTGGCCACACACAGGTCTGTCCAGGTAGTTTTGACCCTAGTCTTATATAGCATTCTTCACTCTTATTAGAGATCGGTTGTATCAAGCTTATGCACTTGTCTTCGTCTAGAAGCTCTACTAAACTTCCTGAGGGAAATGTAGTCGATTCCTGAATACTTTCGTGTATTCTGACGTTGTTTTCTGTGGACCAGTTACTTGTGGCTTCCATCTTTGGTTTGTTGACAAATAATGACACCCGCCATTAGCCGTACTGCGACCCACAGTCTAGATTCGCATCGTCTTCAGGCATATGGTAACACATCGAAGCTGGTGATCATCGAAAGACTTATATGTTAAATAACAATTACCGATAATATATTTTCCTTACCGTTGGCTAGGTCGCTGCTTTCGAAAAATAAACATCAGGACCCGATCCCACTGAATCTGAATCCTCACTTGGAAGTCTAAAAGGTCTGAGGAATTCATTGGATTCATAAGATTTGAGTATCAATCAGTTTCCTTTTGAATTAAGTATCTATTTCCAACCAGAAAGGTAAACTCCAGACTGCATATTCCTCAGTCTAATGGAACGTTGATGTTAGATATGAGGACCCCATTTGGAAACCTGAATTCAGAATTTCattctgagcacattaacattctATTCACCAATCTGTTATCAGCATGGATTTTAACCAATAATCAAATAAAAAGTGTGATGGTGCCTACTTGTTAACAGATACATCAAATAGCAATTCAGAAAATTAATTCTACCTGGTATTGATAATTCATATGTATCTGAAAAATTCAAGTTATGCAATAGGAAATCCTTGTTTTTTAGATATTACCATTGCCAATTCGATATAACTGTACTTTAGAATGAACTTATCATAATGCACTTACCTCGGATGGTATCAATATGTATTAAAATTCATTATTTACAcagaatataaatatttatacttACAATCCTTGAGGCTTCAGCCGACTGGTGGAAGATCTTTGCTAGAGCACCTTTGTAGTTCATCAACTTGTTCTGGACCTTTCCACTCGGCAAATGAAAGTGATACTAATAAGTATAAAAAACGACTAAGTTGACACTTGGTAAGTGTCCTCCAGCAGTTTGTATGACATGAAGGTTATGTTTGTGTATAATAAGTGAACTTTGGCTTGATTCCAGAAAGAAACTATCACCAGACTTACTTAGCAGACGAAATTATGAAACTGGTTTCGGCGGCTTCGCCTTACAGCAGTTTCATGCCTGAGGAGTTGTTACGACGAGATGAATACTGTATGTAACCTAGGTTATCATTGGTTTGGCGTGATACtcaggtttaggttaggtttggcatGACTAAGTTATGTGTGAGGTAATTCGTGAAGGTTATGCAGTTTGTGAGTATTAACTTTAGTGACTCGGGAGTTGGAAATGTCTTGCTATCCTCTGATTTACAGTGCCCGTACCCTACAATCACTCAATTTGATATGAATCAAAATGCCCAAAATAACAATCTgctatatttattcatttctcgAAACTACTATTCCACCATGAAACAATAACATTGAGTATCCCAAGGTAATAGTGGTGTGGAGCTATGGAAGAAAATCTTGATTTTGCTTTACAGCTTAACGGCCAGTATGTTTATTTCATCTTCACTTTCTGTGTACAGGAAGGCGACTTAAAGGTAATTACCTCTCGTTCAGCATTTATTTCAGTAAGGGTTAAGATCTTTTATTAGTGATAAGAGGATTCATGTTGTGGGTAGTCTGTTTTTATATATGGGTTATTGCAGAAGAGACCTGGTTCATGGGGCAGCTTCTCTGCACTGATAGTATATAACAGTTAATATTAAAACCCATAAGCACACGTATCGACGTTATTATACAATAATTCTCACCTTGTACCAATAACATACTGAGTAATTGCATGGCCTTCTCATTCATATTTATGCACATTTATATACTTTTAAGTGTTTTAGCCTTAATGTAATGTTGAAATAAGGCACACTACATTGTATACATGTGATGAGTGCTTAATGCTAGTCTTGTAttttttggcaaaatctctttATGACTGGGGTAGGTAAGTACTTTATCATCAGTGTTAAATCCAGTCCCTGTTTCTGTGTGTGGATTTTGATGCTAAACAGGATTCTACAATGATTTTCTTGTGTTAATTTTCAGTGAACAGGATAGAAAGTAAAAAGAGGTATATTTTTGTTTATCGTGTGGGTAAGAGGACATATTTTAAATACAGTATAgcttatattttgatatgtaaatCTGTTGTTTATGAAATAATGTAGAAAGTATATTACAAGAATATGAAGTTTATATAGATAAAATCAATTGTAATTAACATATATTGATTTATGAGTTTTTGTCCTAATTTAGCTTTCTTCAACAGGTCCATCACATTTTTGGTTATGAGGAAGTTACCACAGACAGGCCGTTTGGCTGATATTTTGCATAAGAGCTTTGTTTTGACCTGTGCGGGTGTGACTTTGTTTGGTATAAGCTTTGTTGGAGAACGTACTTACACCTACTTTACTAAGACCAAACCTGCAAGGTTATTGGAGCAAAAACAACTTGAAGCAAAAGAAATTGAAGTCAATGAAACTGAAGTTCAGGATATTGCAGAAACTTTAAAAGTTTAAATAAAAGTCTAAAAAAACAGGAACGGTGAAGACTTTCATAATATTCTTCCCAACATTGTGAATCTTTCAGGTTTTTTAACCTTTTTGCATGgaacattttccattttactTATATCTCTGAATAGAAAAGCTACCCAAACAGCACTGTTTTTGTTGTAACAGAATAAGATTTCATGAAATTTGTGACAATGATGAGAATAGCGCTTTCTCTTACACAAAGAGCTCCTCAACTGACAAGGATTTGTGGTGGCATTAAATGTCTTAGCCATAGTGTCACTGCATACCGGGCTTCATCTGAAGTTCCTCAGACTCTGTGGAAGTTAGGAAGGTTAAATCATGTGGCTATTGCAACTCCTGACCTTGAGAAGAGTACTGCCCTGTATAGGTAAATATTCATAATAACCATCGAGGTCCTTCCTTATGTTTGTGTCATATATTTGATTGAATATAGTGCTTATGTGCTTGGGCTTGAATATCATGTTATGAAATATATCATGCTTGAGGAATATACCAGTGAGGAGGGGGATGCTCTTAAAAGGAAAATCTATACCAATGTCTGTCTTGACCCTATTATTTGTGGGTAGTTGTAATTGATGTTTTAACTATGGAAGGAGGCTGGTCTGCTCTACTTGTTAATAGGTAtaatactttctaaaagggatgTCCTTGGAGCAGAAGTAAGCGATGCTGTGGCTTTACCAGAACACGGAGTTTACACAGTTTTTGTGATGTTGGACAACACAAAGCTTGAACTTCTTTACCCACTTGGAGAGAACAGCCCCATTCAGGTAAGAATTATAAACAATGGTTAAGTGGAAAGTAGTTTTGTGCAGTTGAGGTTGCTGTTCATTTGTTCTTTATGCTACTTCACTAAGGCAGGAAAGGCAGTTAGgtatagggaaaaaaaatatacctttttttcatatattgctGATTAATTATAGTTTGGAAGGTTGGAATACAGGAGAGTTCCTTTGCCTCCTGAGGCAAGACTGCTTTACATCTAAGTCCGAGTACCAAGGTTGCTTTAACAAAATAGCAGACTCTTTGAATACCATTTTGTTTTAAAGATTTGCTTTAAGTGAAATCTTTATGATCCATTATTTCTGCCAGCCTTAATGCTTAGATATGTTAAAACATAttcattagtgaaagaaaaaaaaaatactgattgATTTAATTTTATAATTATCATGTTTCAGAATTTTCTtgacaaaaacaaaaatggaGGCATGCATCACATCTGCATTGAAGTAAATGACATCAAAGCCGCAATGAGAGACCTCAAAGAACAGAATATTCGATGTCTGAGCAGTGAACCTAAAATCGGCGCCCATGGTAAGCCGGTAGTATTTTTGCATCCAAAAGATTGTGCAGGAGTGTTAGTTGAATTAGAAGAAGCataattactcatttcaacatttTACATAGCAAGTATCAGTAACATCATAAGAATGTATCTTGATGTGAACTGGATGCAGTTCATGCATTAGTGCCATCCACATCTGTTTGGGTAGATAATGTTTTTGGTATAGTCCATCATAACAGGTGATCCATCATTTTCTCTTACAATTTATGAATGGATGATGACCTTAAACAAAAGTG
This portion of the Panulirus ornatus isolate Po-2019 chromosome 48, ASM3632096v1, whole genome shotgun sequence genome encodes:
- the LOC139763880 gene encoding ethylmalonyl-CoA/methylmalonyl-CoA epimerase-like, whose amino-acid sequence is MKFVTMMRIALSLTQRAPQLTRICGGIKCLSHSVTAYRASSEVPQTLWKLGRLNHVAIATPDLEKSTALYRDVLGAEVSDAVALPEHGVYTVFVMLDNTKLELLYPLGENSPIQNFLDKNKNGGMHHICIEVNDIKAAMRDLKEQNIRCLSSEPKIGAHGKPVVFLHPKDCAGVLVELEEA
- the LOC139763878 gene encoding uncharacterized protein, yielding MEATSNWSTENNVRIHESIQESTTFPSGSLVELLDEDKCISLIQPISNKSEECYIRLGSKLPGQTCVWPKQQGMKRNKLVSGIMLLSEARIVEVYVGLHDEYCKTVHGKLMGSFDDSRIFKCEVHLDCPKEMVMLKLKATCHVESLWVYGFHVTTSMEPAIQSGGRFSSDHLSLVLKDKDVLMSDPALKFCQMLEDFNNSNDSDGPFHGNSPMALMSMMFSTMKSTPKSTSSSFDLENKLDFSGKKIYMGTGIDNSHGKQTQDSLRENTEECDLEKGENLPFGDLCSDANIQEIKHILEDKMKNLEPNYEHKNCKENEGKSDQTDKESIRNLKELVVLSNNLVNSSTLMCDGSNSTNKPQQGNQSGTGCLVNKVPDSSKDQHLSKGSDENFGLREAEKNVVQCSEMHEGNRKVSTKENRDLLIHFEKVIDKKFAEMEERLIEKIEQKLSEKAKENSAKLERIEELLSKFFDIL